In Candidatus Omnitrophota bacterium, a single genomic region encodes these proteins:
- the lpxK gene encoding tetraacyldisaccharide 4'-kinase yields the protein MLSLIYGLAVVSLVACYKRRFVQLGAKVISVGNITLGGTGKTTFVEYLSNLLSLQGKKVAVLSRGYRRAQGIGDEPAMLQRKLPFVHVIVNKNRIEAADEAIRQYAADTLILDDGMQQWKIFKDLEIVTIDAGDPFGNGRMLPAGFLREPLTALKRADIFVLTQVGLAKDTSILTDKLKRINSKALIIESIHKPDGFNSVSNPGEFLELDALKEKSALIFSGIGNPQGFENCIDELGVNITKALRFADHHDYTQADIDDVIKEAHQLNLDAIITTHKDAVKIKEFQIKGAKILALNIKLNITKNEAEFNRRLLKLYSL from the coding sequence ATGGTTTAGCTGTGGTTAGCTTAGTGGCTTGTTATAAAAGAAGGTTTGTGCAGCTGGGCGCCAAAGTTATTAGCGTGGGTAATATCACTTTGGGTGGTACAGGTAAAACTACCTTTGTTGAATATCTATCTAATTTATTAAGTTTGCAAGGTAAAAAAGTTGCTGTATTAAGCCGGGGTTACCGCCGGGCTCAGGGCATAGGAGATGAGCCGGCAATGCTACAGAGAAAACTTCCCTTTGTCCATGTAATTGTAAATAAGAATAGAATTGAGGCTGCAGATGAGGCAATCAGGCAGTATGCAGCAGATACGCTGATATTGGATGATGGTATGCAGCAGTGGAAAATATTCAAAGATTTAGAGATTGTGACGATTGATGCCGGAGACCCTTTTGGTAACGGCCGTATGCTTCCGGCAGGATTTTTACGCGAGCCACTAACTGCTTTAAAGCGCGCGGATATTTTTGTATTGACCCAGGTTGGTTTAGCCAAAGATACCAGTATTCTTACTGATAAATTAAAGCGCATAAATTCCAAGGCTTTGATTATTGAATCAATCCATAAGCCCGATGGGTTTAACAGTGTTTCTAATCCGGGTGAATTTTTAGAGCTAGATGCGCTTAAGGAAAAAAGCGCATTGATATTTTCCGGTATCGGTAATCCCCAGGGGTTTGAAAATTGTATTGATGAACTGGGAGTTAATATTACAAAAGCTTTAAGATTCGCTGATCACCACGATTATACGCAGGCAGATATTGATGATGTTATTAAAGAGGCGCACCAATTAAATTTAGATGCCATTATTACAACGCATAAGGATGCTGTAAAGATAAAGGAGTTTCAAATCAAAGGGGCTAAGATATTAGCCTTGAACATAAAACTGAATATAACCAAAAATGAAGCAGAATTTAATCGCAGACTACTTAAGCTGTATTCTCTTTAG
- the waaF gene encoding lipopolysaccharide heptosyltransferase II, with translation MKILQILPELSVGGVETGTLDLSKYLVRLGHKSVVVSAGGSLVKELETAGGKHYTLAVNKKSIISIFKLIPVLAEIIKKEEIDIVHARSRVPAWIAYFACRKTKAVFITTCHGYYKKHFFSSVMGWAKRVIVLSNVIARHMIEDFSVPHERIRLVPRSVDLERFKYLDPKAKRKEDFNVAIIGRITPLKGHLHFIKAMARISRFLPRLKIWIVGDAPASKEAYKEEVQVLVRRLGLWHCTEFLGTQRDIPGILAHLDLVVLATTTHEAFGRVVVEAMAAGVPVVATKVGGVVDIIEDGKNGLLVPPADSKSMADAVMRIFKDVELAVQLAENAYLKVKEKYNVELMVKNTLDVYRDAISNFKILIIKFSSLGDIILTTAALRAIREKFNKENFKISFLTSEGSKDILLRSPYIDELLVCDLKNKDKGVTGLLGVGKILRNKNFDIVIDLQNSRRSHLLAYLSGCINRYGYSNKKFAFLLNHTVENQKSPIDPVTHQFRILKMLGIDLLDNRLEIWPSGEDVKAVDELLNAQWLSQAQKIVGINLSASRRWITKRWPLEHLIRLCEELELKDIRVIVTGTQDDLPFANMLFSSLKNTKIINACGKTTINELAALIKKCQVFISVDSFPLHIASAVGTAFIALFGPTDHHRHLPPGKDYTVINKGLNCSPCYKTKCRSKRCMIAISPDEVLEAVEKLLK, from the coding sequence ATGAAAATACTGCAAATATTACCTGAGCTTAGTGTAGGGGGAGTTGAAACTGGTACATTAGATCTCTCCAAATATTTGGTGCGCCTGGGGCATAAGTCAGTAGTTGTTTCTGCCGGCGGTTCCTTAGTTAAAGAGTTGGAAACTGCCGGCGGTAAACATTATACGCTGGCAGTAAATAAAAAATCCATTATCTCAATTTTTAAATTAATTCCGGTATTGGCAGAAATAATTAAAAAAGAAGAGATTGATATCGTGCATGCCCGCTCTAGGGTCCCTGCTTGGATTGCCTATTTTGCCTGTCGAAAGACTAAAGCGGTATTTATTACTACCTGTCACGGTTATTACAAAAAACATTTTTTTAGCTCGGTAATGGGCTGGGCAAAAAGGGTGATTGTTTTAAGTAATGTGATTGCCAGGCATATGATTGAAGATTTCTCTGTGCCGCATGAGCGCATTAGGCTTGTGCCGCGCAGTGTGGATTTGGAAAGATTCAAATATCTTGATCCTAAAGCAAAAAGGAAAGAAGATTTTAATGTCGCAATAATTGGCAGGATTACTCCTTTAAAAGGGCATCTGCATTTTATTAAGGCTATGGCGCGAATTTCTAGGTTTTTACCGCGGCTCAAGATTTGGATTGTAGGTGATGCTCCTGCATCCAAGGAGGCGTATAAAGAAGAGGTTCAGGTTTTGGTGCGACGCTTAGGGCTTTGGCATTGCACGGAATTTCTGGGTACGCAACGGGATATTCCCGGAATACTCGCCCATTTAGATTTGGTGGTTTTAGCCACAACAACTCATGAGGCTTTTGGAAGAGTGGTTGTTGAGGCGATGGCTGCCGGGGTTCCGGTAGTTGCTACTAAAGTCGGTGGTGTAGTCGATATTATTGAAGACGGCAAAAACGGCCTCTTAGTACCTCCGGCAGATTCTAAAAGCATGGCAGATGCTGTAATGCGTATTTTTAAGGATGTGGAATTAGCTGTTCAGCTGGCAGAGAATGCTTACTTAAAAGTTAAAGAGAAATATAACGTAGAATTGATGGTTAAGAATACGCTGGATGTTTATCGCGACGCAATAAGTAATTTTAAAATACTGATTATCAAATTTAGTTCTTTAGGGGATATAATTCTGACTACGGCGGCATTAAGGGCAATCCGGGAGAAATTCAATAAAGAAAATTTTAAAATAAGTTTTTTGACTTCCGAAGGATCCAAGGATATTCTTTTGAGAAGCCCTTATATTGATGAGTTATTGGTTTGCGATTTGAAAAATAAGGATAAAGGTGTAACTGGTTTATTGGGAGTTGGGAAAATTTTAAGAAATAAGAATTTTGATATCGTTATTGATTTGCAGAATAGCCGTAGAAGCCACCTGTTGGCTTATTTAAGCGGTTGTATTAATCGTTATGGTTATAGTAATAAGAAGTTTGCTTTTTTACTTAATCATACTGTTGAAAACCAGAAGTCTCCAATTGACCCGGTAACTCATCAGTTTCGAATCTTAAAGATGCTCGGGATTGACCTTTTGGATAACCGCCTGGAAATTTGGCCTTCTGGCGAAGACGTAAAAGCAGTAGATGAACTTTTGAATGCTCAATGGTTGAGCCAGGCTCAGAAGATTGTAGGAATTAATCTTAGCGCATCCAGAAGATGGATCACCAAACGTTGGCCGCTGGAGCATTTGATTCGTTTGTGTGAAGAACTGGAATTAAAAGATATTCGGGTAATTGTTACTGGTACTCAAGATGATTTGCCTTTTGCGAATATGCTTTTTAGTTCTTTGAAGAATACCAAGATTATTAATGCCTGCGGTAAAACTACTATAAATGAGTTGGCGGCCTTGATTAAGAAGTGCCAGGTATTTATATCTGTAGATTCTTTTCCTTTGCACATTGCTTCTGCAGTTGGCACTGCATTTATTGCTTTATTCGGGCCAACTGACCATCACCGGCATCTGCCGCCTGGTAAAGATTATACTGTGATTAACAAAGGCTTAAATTGCAGTCCCTGTTACAAAACTAAATGCCGCTCTAAGCGTTGTATGATTGCAATCAGTCCTGATGAAGTATTGGAAGCAGTGGAGAAGTTATTAAAATAA
- a CDS encoding ELM1/GtrOC1 family putative glycosyltransferase — MKQNLIADYLSCILFRVLSFFTSFIPLDFSLFLGRRLGDLIYLFDRRHRVIAYANIRKTVADKLDCASSARITRRAYQAFGQNLIEISFIPRINKRYLKKYIQIENEDCIQKAFNRGKGVIFLIVHEGNWELSNIICANLGFPFLLFVRDQGFPKLNALLNSYRLKQGAMIIHKEGGLRQLVEALKSNQAIGMTVDQGGKSGEIVKFFGKEASMSVGAVKLAIKFDCSIIPVFYTRIKGPYTKVILDQVYTATRTNNPESDLRENLQRLINVYEGYIRKYPHEYLWTYKIWKYGLEREILILSDGKTGHLRQSQGLAKLIGQQLANRGIKYNLSIQEVKFHSRLSEFIFNWAPVVCIRCLYHVLTNESWQSLVSFNPDIIISAGGSISRVNYLLVKENYAKSIVLMRPTNISLKKFNLVIIPEHDWPQGHGLASFGQSHRPVKRENVVSTEGALNLIDSDYLKEKSISLEQSNLLKVRLSTPCIGVLIGGNTKKFSIDTHDIIELSGQVKKVSEELNADILISTSRRTSVAVERVLKDEFSTYTRCKLLVIANESNNPDVVGAILGLSNIIICSPESISMISEAVCAEKYVVVFKGRGLSKKHECFLKNYQDKGYIYLNKTNDLADGIKEIWLNKPKINIPQDNLKVAEALNKIL; from the coding sequence ATGAAGCAGAATTTAATCGCAGACTACTTAAGCTGTATTCTCTTTAGGGTTTTGAGTTTTTTTACCTCTTTCATACCCCTAGATTTTAGCCTTTTTTTAGGCAGGAGGCTGGGGGATCTTATTTATCTATTCGATAGGCGGCATCGGGTAATTGCCTACGCTAATATCAGAAAGACTGTTGCAGATAAACTTGATTGCGCATCTAGCGCAAGGATTACACGCAGGGCTTATCAGGCATTTGGACAGAATCTTATTGAAATTTCTTTTATCCCGCGCATAAATAAGCGGTATCTTAAAAAATATATTCAGATTGAAAATGAGGATTGTATACAGAAGGCTTTTAATAGAGGTAAAGGTGTAATTTTCCTCATTGTGCATGAGGGTAACTGGGAGTTATCCAATATTATTTGCGCGAATTTAGGTTTTCCTTTTCTTCTGTTTGTGCGTGATCAGGGTTTCCCGAAATTAAATGCCCTACTTAACTCTTACCGGCTTAAACAGGGAGCGATGATTATCCATAAAGAAGGTGGCCTGCGTCAGCTGGTTGAGGCGTTAAAGAGTAACCAGGCAATTGGGATGACCGTGGATCAGGGTGGTAAGAGCGGAGAGATTGTTAAATTTTTCGGTAAAGAAGCTTCCATGTCGGTTGGCGCGGTAAAGTTAGCAATAAAATTCGATTGTTCAATAATTCCAGTTTTTTATACACGCATTAAGGGCCCATATACCAAAGTAATTCTGGACCAAGTTTATACAGCAACTAGAACTAATAATCCTGAAAGTGATTTAAGGGAAAATTTACAAAGATTAATTAACGTTTACGAAGGGTATATCCGTAAATATCCTCATGAATACCTCTGGACTTATAAAATCTGGAAGTATGGTTTGGAAAGAGAAATCTTGATTCTTTCTGACGGAAAGACCGGGCATCTGCGCCAATCGCAAGGTTTAGCTAAATTAATTGGGCAACAGTTGGCTAACCGCGGCATAAAATATAATTTATCTATTCAGGAGGTAAAATTCCACTCAAGGCTATCTGAATTTATATTTAATTGGGCACCTGTGGTTTGCATCCGTTGCCTGTATCATGTTTTAACTAATGAGAGCTGGCAGAGTTTGGTGAGTTTTAATCCAGATATAATAATTTCTGCCGGAGGATCAATTTCCCGGGTCAATTATCTTCTGGTAAAAGAAAATTATGCCAAATCCATTGTTTTGATGCGCCCAACCAATATATCTTTAAAGAAATTTAATCTAGTAATTATACCTGAACATGATTGGCCACAAGGCCATGGTTTGGCCTCCTTTGGCCAAAGCCACAGGCCGGTTAAAAGGGAGAATGTGGTATCTACTGAAGGCGCGCTTAATTTAATCGATTCAGATTACTTAAAAGAAAAATCTATTAGCCTAGAGCAGTCTAATCTTTTAAAAGTCCGTTTGTCCACTCCATGTATTGGAGTTTTAATCGGAGGAAATACTAAGAAGTTTTCTATTGATACACATGATATAATAGAATTATCTGGTCAAGTCAAAAAAGTATCCGAAGAATTAAATGCAGATATACTTATTTCTACTTCCAGGCGTACCAGTGTTGCAGTAGAGCGGGTTTTGAAGGATGAGTTCAGCACTTATACGCGTTGTAAGCTTTTGGTTATTGCCAATGAAAGTAATAACCCTGATGTTGTTGGCGCAATACTGGGATTAAGCAATATAATTATCTGTTCGCCGGAAAGTATCTCGATGATTTCTGAAGCTGTCTGCGCAGAAAAGTACGTCGTAGTATTTAAGGGGCGCGGCCTTAGCAAAAAACATGAATGTTTTTTAAAGAACTATCAGGATAAAGGATATATATATTTAAATAAAACAAATGATTTAGCAGACGGCATTAAAGAAATATGGCTAAATAAACCCAAGATAAATATTCCTCAGGATAATTTAAAGGTAGCTGAGGCGTTGAATAAAATACTATGA